Proteins from a genomic interval of Schistosoma mansoni strain Puerto Rico chromosome 2, complete genome:
- a CDS encoding putative histidine kinase, whose amino-acid sequence MQAEKVKNESLFSSSKLDNSSEKSYSTTSTTSKRSPASYTSKMNLSTITTTTTSAAAATGNSLDYTEISKQRHDPFETYGGGNKLKFNNNDNNNNHGNKNLWNISNNLLNDIINNTSFPFTDPLFWSNSFIQNTNLDGNYLATAAAAAAAATAMAAVNPANLLKLLPASIQLNNNTYPSTNIITTTTGTTTTTSTTSYSLTTSPFTSSSSSSVFSNSPRLLNNDNVNNSENIILTTTNTTNNNNNSNMDCDVKHDQLTIQGKYSKRNKLLSNTTWFDDDHLLQTSTNNGIHGNSLSPKLNESKFTLSDKDFNIESEISRQSNLMNLYRLYFSNDPSHNNNHYNNDLTYCSPPPAHISSIQYSPIINQILDRLTDSSLLTHDDVEFFIKNFEITKVAIQQARCRSNLILKKIEIVENQLKSSSMIHSKTMPLNLS is encoded by the exons ATGCAAGCAGagaaagttaaaaatgaatcattattttcctCCTCAAAATTAGACAATTCAAGTGAGAAATCATACTCAACCACATCCACCACTAGTAAACGATCTCCTGCAAGTTATAcatcaaaaatgaatttatccaccataacaacaacaacaacatcagcagcagcagcaacagGGAACAGTTTAGATTACACAGAGATTTCTAAACAGAGACATGATCCATTTGAAACTTATGGCGGTGGTAATAagttaaaatttaataataatgataataataataaccatggTAATAAAAATCTTTGGAATATATCCAATAATCTATTAAATGATATTATCAATAATACATCATTTCCATTTACTGATCCATTATTTTGGtcgaattcattcattcaaaataCTAATTTAGATGGGAATTATTTAGCTACTGCAGCAGCGGCAGCAGCTGCTGCTACAGCGATGGCTGCTGTTAATCCAGCTAATCTATTGAAATTATTACCAGCTTCAATACAATTAAACAATAACACATATCCATCTACTAATATTATTACGACTACGActggtactactactactactagtactacttcCTATTCTTTAACTACTTCACCTTtcacatcatcgtcatcatcatcagtatTTTCAAATTCGCCTAgattattgaataatgataatgtgaataatagtgaaaatatcattcttactactactaatactactaataataataataatagtaatatggaTTGTGATGTGAAACATGATCAGCTAACTATACAGGGAAAATATTCTAAacgaaataaattattatcaaatacgACATGGTTTGATGATGATCATCTGCTTCAGACCAGTACTAACAATGGTATCCATGGTAACTCCTTAAGTCCTAAATTGAATGAGTCTAAATTTACATTATCCGATAAAGATTTCAATATAGAATCCGAAATAAGTAGACAATCTAATTTAATGAACTTGTATCGTTTATATTTCTCAAATGATCCAAGTCATAACaataatcattataataatgatttaacTTACTGTTCACCACCGCCTGCACATATTAGTTCAATTCAATATAGTCCGATAATTAATCAAATATTAGACAGATTAACGGATTCATCATTGTTAACTCAT GATGATGTagaattttttataaaaaattttgAAATTACTAAAGTTGCAATTCAACAAGCACGTTGTAGATCCAATttaattttgaagaaaattGAAATTGtagaaaatcaattaaaatctTCTTCAATGATCCATTCAAAAACAATGCCATTGAATCTATCTTGA